In Sporichthya polymorpha DSM 43042, a genomic segment contains:
- a CDS encoding TMEM165/GDT1 family protein has protein sequence MANAAVVAGTAFGVIFLAELPDKTMFASLAMGARMRARYVWLGTSSAFAVHATLAALVGGALAQLPDRPVKLASAAMFALGALLILRGSSETVDESGFDATQRFWPAYSAGFIAVFVSEWGDLTQITTANLAANNSAVAVGIGAFVALCAVSGLALAAGRTIATKVPLLVVRRVAAGVMVTLSLWSLAQAFS, from the coding sequence GTGGCGAACGCAGCGGTGGTGGCCGGGACGGCCTTCGGGGTCATCTTCCTGGCCGAGCTCCCGGACAAGACGATGTTCGCCTCGCTCGCGATGGGCGCCCGGATGCGGGCGCGCTACGTCTGGCTCGGGACGTCGTCGGCGTTCGCCGTCCACGCGACGCTCGCGGCCCTCGTCGGCGGCGCGCTCGCCCAGCTCCCGGACCGCCCGGTCAAGCTCGCCTCGGCGGCGATGTTCGCCCTCGGCGCGCTGCTGATCCTGCGCGGGTCGTCGGAGACCGTCGACGAGTCCGGCTTCGACGCCACGCAGCGCTTTTGGCCCGCCTACAGCGCGGGCTTTATCGCCGTGTTCGTCAGCGAATGGGGTGACCTCACCCAGATCACCACCGCGAACCTCGCCGCGAACAACAGCGCGGTCGCGGTCGGGATCGGGGCGTTCGTGGCCCTCTGTGCCGTCTCCGGGCTGGCGCTCGCCGCCGGACGGACGATCGCGACCAAGGTGCCGCTGCTCGTCGTCCGGCGGGTCGCCGCCGGCGTGATGGTGACGCTCTCGCTCTGGTCGCTGGCGCAGGCGTTCAGCTGA
- a CDS encoding alpha/beta hydrolase — MAATVVLVHGAFHGSGYWAPTLKGLADLGINALAPDLPGRGADTRPQPDLLGDIAALTEVLDGVPGPIVLVGHSYGGAVVTGAGVHPNVEHVVVLAGYLLEEGETVNTAGVVGEVEGIDHTGRPNLRDALSIEDGVATILPEPARQIFHSDFDDEQYAEILTMLSPQRLDSFNQHPGRYAQYEKKTTFLVCNQDMVIHPHIQRIMARRTTRAAAWDCGHFPMITEADKTVRFLAKIAEQV; from the coding sequence ATGGCAGCGACTGTTGTTCTCGTTCACGGCGCCTTCCACGGCAGCGGTTACTGGGCCCCCACGCTCAAGGGGCTCGCGGACCTCGGTATCAACGCCCTCGCCCCCGACCTCCCCGGTCGCGGCGCCGACACCCGGCCCCAGCCGGACCTGCTCGGCGACATCGCCGCGCTGACCGAGGTCCTGGACGGCGTGCCGGGTCCGATCGTCCTCGTCGGGCACTCCTACGGCGGCGCGGTCGTCACCGGCGCCGGTGTGCACCCGAACGTCGAGCACGTCGTCGTCCTCGCCGGCTACCTCCTGGAGGAGGGCGAGACGGTGAACACCGCCGGCGTCGTCGGCGAGGTGGAAGGCATCGACCACACGGGACGGCCCAACCTACGCGACGCGCTGTCGATCGAGGACGGCGTGGCGACGATCCTCCCCGAGCCGGCCCGGCAGATCTTCCACTCGGACTTCGACGACGAGCAGTACGCCGAGATCCTCACCATGCTCAGCCCGCAGCGGCTCGACTCGTTCAACCAGCACCCCGGGCGTTACGCGCAGTACGAGAAGAAGACGACCTTCCTCGTGTGCAACCAGGACATGGTCATCCACCCGCACATCCAGCGGATCATGGCCCGGCGCACCACCCGGGCCGCGGCCTGGGACTGCGGCCACTTTCCGATGATCACCGAGGCGGACAAGACCGTCCGTTTCCTGGCGAAGATCGCCGAGCAGGTCTGA
- a CDS encoding MEDS domain-containing protein: protein MSAPTLPAERLTTAPGDHACAFYRGEAERREILREFLGAGLAAGAPCLCIAGDADREWLAEELGPSELAVDSYAATYTHGGGFDREHMLGYWQAWGEAHGRGTRTASDMSWAEAAFGTPVLSEFMAYEAETTALARQLDATALCLYDLERLGRHVIIPALRAHPVVLVSGVLVRNPYCEAR from the coding sequence ATGAGCGCCCCGACCCTGCCCGCGGAGCGGTTGACGACCGCCCCGGGCGACCACGCCTGCGCCTTCTACCGGGGCGAGGCGGAGCGGCGGGAGATCCTGCGCGAGTTCCTCGGGGCCGGGCTCGCGGCGGGGGCGCCGTGTCTGTGCATCGCCGGCGACGCCGACCGGGAGTGGCTGGCGGAGGAGCTCGGACCGTCCGAGCTGGCCGTGGACTCCTACGCCGCCACCTACACCCACGGCGGAGGGTTCGACCGCGAGCACATGCTCGGGTACTGGCAGGCCTGGGGCGAGGCGCACGGGCGCGGTACCCGGACCGCGAGCGACATGAGCTGGGCCGAGGCCGCCTTCGGGACGCCCGTCCTCTCCGAGTTCATGGCCTACGAGGCCGAGACCACCGCGCTGGCCCGCCAGCTCGACGCGACCGCGCTGTGCCTGTACGACCTGGAGCGGCTCGGGCGTCACGTGATCATTCCGGCCCTGCGGGCGCATCCCGTCGTCCTCGTCAGTGGTGTCCTGGTTCGCAACCCGTACTGCGAGGCGCGGTAA
- a CDS encoding PucR family transcriptional regulator: MTDEDEVARLRRQLSDLHGLFVLGMLMTETRDADEIVALALGSAPALGPCSSVEAQLAAGSEAEVVHPVTAWSAAYPLHGPGGLRGHLVVGADAAPPAEAEFLWRVLAHQTGTSLANAELHQQALAETAAADAAKERLAATVSDLERTVEIHEALARVSAAGGGEAGIAAAVAELTGRGVAVEDRFGNLRAWAGPGRPDPYPKPDRRGRAELIRRAQAEGRPLRADGRLVALAQPRDDVLGVLVLADPDGDAGPLDTVALQHGAVVLAMELAHVRTLAETELRLRRDLVSDLTTGTDEAGAHLRAQALGHDLHQPHQVLALGGAETDELADAVDAAVTRLNLTALTGRRSDTVLLLAAAPVATTDLLAAVGDRLGRAVAIGVGRICSSPADYPESCREALLALDVRLNSADPHGATTYADLGIFRLLAAGGPNPELHAFVQQWLGALLEYDARHRSDLVRTLIEYLERGGNYDETAQAVAVHRSTLRYRLQRIREISGYDLADVDSRFNLHVATRAWRILQGTPR, translated from the coding sequence ATGACGGACGAGGACGAGGTCGCGCGGCTGCGCCGGCAGCTCTCGGACCTGCACGGACTGTTCGTCCTCGGGATGCTGATGACCGAGACCCGGGACGCCGACGAGATCGTCGCCCTCGCGCTCGGGTCGGCCCCGGCCCTCGGGCCGTGCTCGTCGGTGGAGGCGCAGCTGGCGGCGGGGTCGGAAGCCGAGGTCGTTCACCCCGTCACCGCGTGGAGCGCGGCCTACCCGCTGCACGGGCCGGGCGGGCTCCGCGGGCATCTGGTGGTGGGGGCGGACGCGGCTCCCCCGGCGGAGGCCGAGTTCCTCTGGCGGGTGCTGGCGCACCAGACCGGGACGTCGCTGGCCAACGCCGAGCTGCACCAGCAGGCGCTCGCCGAGACCGCCGCCGCGGACGCCGCGAAGGAGCGGCTGGCCGCGACGGTCTCCGACCTGGAGCGGACCGTCGAGATCCACGAGGCCCTGGCCCGGGTCAGCGCGGCGGGCGGCGGCGAGGCCGGGATCGCGGCGGCGGTCGCGGAGCTGACCGGGCGGGGCGTCGCCGTCGAGGACCGGTTCGGCAACCTGCGCGCCTGGGCCGGTCCCGGCCGCCCGGACCCGTACCCGAAGCCGGACCGCCGGGGCCGCGCCGAGCTGATCCGCCGCGCCCAGGCCGAGGGCCGGCCACTGCGCGCCGACGGTCGGCTGGTCGCGCTGGCCCAGCCGCGGGACGACGTCCTCGGCGTCCTCGTCCTCGCGGACCCGGACGGCGACGCCGGGCCGCTCGACACCGTCGCGCTGCAGCACGGCGCGGTGGTGCTGGCGATGGAGCTCGCCCACGTCCGGACCCTGGCCGAGACCGAGCTGCGGCTGCGGCGGGACCTGGTCTCGGACCTGACGACCGGCACCGACGAGGCCGGCGCGCACCTGCGCGCGCAGGCCCTCGGGCACGACCTGCACCAGCCGCACCAGGTCCTCGCGCTCGGCGGGGCGGAGACCGACGAGCTCGCCGACGCCGTCGACGCGGCCGTCACCCGGCTGAACCTGACGGCGCTGACCGGGAGGCGCTCGGACACGGTGCTCCTGCTCGCGGCAGCGCCGGTGGCGACGACCGACCTGCTCGCCGCCGTCGGTGACCGGCTGGGCCGCGCCGTGGCGATCGGGGTGGGCCGGATCTGCTCCTCGCCGGCGGACTACCCCGAGTCGTGCCGGGAGGCGCTGCTCGCCCTCGACGTGCGACTGAATTCCGCGGACCCCCACGGCGCGACGACCTACGCCGACCTCGGGATCTTCCGGCTCCTCGCCGCCGGCGGGCCGAACCCCGAGCTCCACGCGTTCGTCCAGCAGTGGCTCGGCGCGCTGCTGGAGTACGACGCCCGGCACCGGTCCGACCTGGTCCGGACGCTGATCGAGTACCTCGAGCGCGGCGGCAACTACGACGAGACCGCCCAGGCCGTCGCGGTCCACCGGAGCACGCTGCGCTACCGGCTCCAGCGGATCCGGGAGATCAGCGGCTACGACCTCGCCGATGTCGACAGCCGCTTCAACCTGCACGTCGCGACCCGGGCCTGGCGGATCCTCCAGGGCACCCCGCGCTGA
- a CDS encoding NAD(P)/FAD-dependent oxidoreductase: MNRREQADVVVVGARVAGSPAAIELARRGRRVVVLDSSTFPSDTLSTHVVFPALTAELAALGALEPLLATGTPKQPKVLINHGGIDVHWDYTPVDGYDFGMCPRRTTLDGVLVGVAREAGAEIREATKVTGLEWTAGRVSGVHYKDREGNTGTIGCKLVIGADGRRSTVASLVGSAVPYRRDENGRGLVFMYVDDPYPAESEERSHLFQWRVGDTLGMYFPTCDNGAVVLFMPPREQVNWFGQDLVHWNERLEAYPMLKERIAGGAPRTKLRKASDPFSYFRKSSGPGWALVGDAGHFKDPVIAQGIRDGVHYGRKLGQAAAAALDDPRWLDRALFDWELARDRECVISYHFALRLSKTHSISPVELEIWKASEHDPERARRLGDAFGRTLSPEKFLNYPDLITWTARGFLDRRQSNRDVLGDVTRELSTKARLYRDLARIQRGKRLLPRNWEAWGGTKPIPPEKLTADHVAPRQPQRSDLARDEGELARASANGVHPAPTLEQAS, encoded by the coding sequence ATGAACAGGCGTGAGCAGGCGGACGTCGTGGTGGTGGGTGCCCGGGTGGCCGGATCCCCGGCGGCGATCGAACTGGCCCGGCGCGGCCGGAGGGTCGTGGTGCTCGACTCCTCGACCTTCCCCTCGGACACCCTCTCGACCCACGTCGTCTTCCCGGCGCTGACCGCGGAGCTCGCCGCCCTCGGGGCCCTGGAGCCGCTGCTCGCGACCGGGACCCCCAAGCAGCCGAAGGTGCTGATCAACCACGGCGGGATCGACGTCCACTGGGACTACACCCCGGTCGACGGCTACGACTTCGGCATGTGCCCCCGGCGCACGACGCTCGACGGGGTCCTGGTCGGCGTGGCCCGCGAGGCCGGCGCCGAGATCCGCGAGGCGACGAAGGTCACCGGGCTGGAATGGACGGCCGGGCGCGTGTCCGGCGTCCATTACAAGGACCGCGAGGGCAACACCGGGACCATCGGCTGCAAGCTCGTCATCGGGGCCGACGGCCGCCGCTCGACGGTCGCCTCGCTCGTCGGGTCCGCGGTGCCGTACCGCCGCGACGAGAACGGCCGCGGTCTCGTCTTTATGTACGTCGACGACCCCTACCCCGCCGAGAGCGAGGAGCGGTCGCACCTGTTCCAGTGGCGCGTCGGCGACACCCTCGGCATGTACTTCCCGACGTGCGACAACGGCGCGGTCGTCCTGTTCATGCCGCCCCGCGAGCAGGTGAACTGGTTCGGCCAGGACCTCGTCCACTGGAACGAGCGACTCGAGGCGTACCCGATGCTCAAGGAGCGCATCGCCGGCGGCGCCCCGCGCACCAAGCTGCGCAAGGCCTCCGACCCGTTCTCCTACTTCCGCAAGTCCTCCGGCCCCGGCTGGGCGCTGGTCGGCGACGCCGGGCACTTCAAGGACCCGGTCATCGCGCAGGGCATCCGCGACGGCGTCCACTACGGCCGCAAGCTCGGCCAGGCCGCGGCGGCCGCGCTCGACGACCCGCGCTGGCTCGACCGGGCGCTCTTCGACTGGGAGCTAGCCCGCGACCGCGAGTGCGTGATCAGCTACCACTTCGCGCTCCGGCTCTCGAAGACCCATTCGATCTCGCCCGTGGAACTGGAGATCTGGAAGGCCAGTGAACACGACCCGGAGCGCGCCCGCCGCCTCGGCGACGCCTTCGGCCGGACGCTCTCGCCGGAGAAGTTCCTCAACTACCCGGACCTGATCACCTGGACGGCCCGCGGCTTCCTCGACCGGCGCCAGTCGAACCGTGATGTCCTCGGCGACGTCACCCGCGAGCTGAGCACCAAGGCCCGCCTGTACCGCGACCTCGCCCGCATCCAACGGGGCAAGCGGCTACTGCCGCGGAACTGGGAGGCGTGGGGCGGCACCAAGCCCATCCCGCCGGAGAAGCTGACGGCAGATCATGTGGCGCCGCGTCAGCCGCAGCGCAGTGACCTCGCCCGCGACGAGGGCGAGCTCGCGCGCGCCTCCGCCAACGGCGTCCACCCCGCACCGACCCTGGAGCAGGCCTCGTGA
- a CDS encoding carbon-nitrogen hydrolase family protein, with protein sequence MSNSVRIAVVQPALKIGEVEANMARCEALVRDAHRQHNPQVIVLPEAFTSPNVYDERLRNCAMPVDGAPYQMLKRLARELDCTVGGGFLAKRGKDTRNTFVLADPDGTTNLHDKDEPSVWEYCYYTPGTDPGVFSHRFGTVGLACGFETGRSRTARRMAAARVNLILGGCCWPSYPTWAFPRGWFNRDMEYYRVWAADTTRTLARAVGAPAALAWHVGNVKGKTPAMPGIPWNTIMTGESQICERDGTVLARMIYEDGEGSVAADVKIADPQPVDLIPSGFWIRPQPVTMHFVWHYMKQHGRLRYQVDKKLGRFPWVDEFPDTDLPNYNPGLAPAGAPADAPVAVVPAEAPSDPQVVKA encoded by the coding sequence GTGAGCAACTCCGTCCGCATCGCCGTCGTCCAGCCTGCCCTGAAGATCGGGGAGGTGGAGGCGAACATGGCGCGCTGCGAGGCTCTCGTCCGCGACGCGCATCGGCAGCACAACCCGCAGGTGATCGTGCTGCCCGAGGCCTTCACCTCGCCCAACGTTTACGACGAGCGGCTGCGCAACTGCGCGATGCCCGTCGACGGGGCGCCGTACCAGATGCTCAAGCGCCTCGCGCGTGAGCTCGACTGCACCGTCGGCGGCGGCTTCCTCGCCAAGCGGGGGAAGGACACGCGCAACACGTTCGTCCTCGCCGACCCGGACGGCACGACCAACCTGCACGACAAGGACGAGCCGAGCGTCTGGGAGTACTGCTACTACACGCCCGGCACCGACCCCGGCGTCTTCAGTCACCGGTTCGGAACGGTCGGGCTGGCGTGCGGCTTCGAGACCGGTCGCTCCCGTACCGCCCGGCGCATGGCGGCGGCGCGCGTGAATCTGATCCTCGGCGGCTGCTGCTGGCCGTCGTACCCGACGTGGGCGTTCCCGCGCGGCTGGTTCAACCGCGACATGGAGTACTACCGCGTCTGGGCCGCCGACACGACGCGGACGCTGGCCCGCGCCGTCGGCGCCCCCGCGGCGCTGGCGTGGCACGTCGGCAACGTCAAGGGCAAGACGCCCGCGATGCCCGGCATCCCGTGGAACACGATCATGACCGGCGAGTCCCAGATCTGCGAGCGCGACGGCACCGTCCTGGCCCGCATGATCTACGAGGACGGCGAGGGATCGGTCGCCGCCGACGTGAAGATCGCCGACCCGCAGCCGGTCGACCTGATCCCGTCCGGGTTCTGGATCCGGCCCCAGCCGGTCACGATGCACTTCGTCTGGCACTACATGAAGCAGCACGGCCGACTGCGCTACCAGGTCGACAAGAAGCTCGGCCGCTTCCCCTGGGTCGACGAGTTCCCGGACACCGACCTGCCCAACTACAACCCCGGCCTCGCCCCGGCCGGGGCCCCGGCGGACGCCCCGGTCGCCGTGGTCCCGGCCGAGGCCCCGTCAGATCCGCAGGTGGTCAAGGCCTGA
- a CDS encoding NADPH-dependent FMN reductase, with the protein MATRVGYFVGSLSSTSINRVLSRALIRLAPDGLEFTEIPIGNLPLYSPDHDANYPPEALALKEAIAGSDAVLFVTPEYNRSIPGALKNAIDWASRPWGQNSFHHMPAAVIGASPGAIGTAVGQQSLRAVLSFCNARQMTSPEAYIHFQPGLFTDDGEVTDRSTAEFLTDYMREFATHIERVLTVIPRR; encoded by the coding sequence ATGGCCACCCGCGTGGGGTACTTCGTCGGCAGCCTGTCGTCGACCTCGATCAACCGGGTTCTCAGTCGCGCGCTGATCCGCCTGGCCCCGGACGGCCTCGAGTTCACCGAGATCCCGATCGGGAACCTGCCGCTGTACAGCCCCGACCACGACGCGAACTATCCGCCCGAGGCGCTCGCGCTGAAGGAGGCGATCGCCGGCTCGGACGCGGTCCTGTTCGTCACGCCGGAGTACAACCGGTCGATTCCCGGTGCTCTGAAGAACGCCATCGACTGGGCGTCCCGACCGTGGGGGCAGAACTCCTTCCACCACATGCCGGCGGCGGTGATCGGGGCTTCCCCCGGTGCGATCGGCACCGCCGTGGGTCAGCAGAGCCTCCGGGCGGTGCTGAGCTTCTGCAATGCGCGGCAGATGACGTCGCCGGAGGCGTACATCCACTTCCAGCCCGGGTTGTTCACCGACGACGGCGAGGTCACCGACCGCTCGACCGCGGAGTTCCTGACCGACTACATGCGGGAGTTCGCGACCCACATCGAACGCGTCCTGACCGTCATCCCCCGGCGGTGA
- a CDS encoding methyltransferase, which yields MDRNVTPDAILQLGFGFWGAKTLLSAVELGVFTALADGPKPLPALSAEFGLHPRSAVDFFDALVALGMLTRDENGYANTPATGAFLDRNSPTYVGGILEMANARLYHHWGNLTEALRTGEPQNEAKGGDEDLFGALYSDPDRLRQFLRAMTGASLGPAHALAGAFPWKDYASFLDVGCAQGAVPVALARAHPHLTGSGFDLPAVESIFTEYVTEHGVADRVTFSGGDFFTDDLPTADVLVMGRILHDWPFETKFELLGKAYDALPEGGALIVYDTLIDDDRRENAFGLLMSLNMLIETKGGFDYTGKDCTGWMTLVGFTETRVQHLAGPVSMVVGIK from the coding sequence ATGGACCGGAACGTCACGCCCGACGCGATCCTGCAACTCGGCTTCGGGTTCTGGGGCGCGAAGACGCTGCTGAGCGCGGTCGAACTCGGGGTGTTCACCGCGCTGGCCGACGGGCCCAAGCCGCTGCCGGCGTTGTCCGCGGAGTTCGGGCTGCACCCGCGGTCCGCGGTCGACTTCTTCGACGCGCTCGTCGCCCTCGGCATGCTCACTCGGGACGAGAACGGCTACGCCAACACTCCCGCGACCGGGGCGTTCCTGGACCGCAACTCCCCCACCTACGTCGGCGGCATCCTCGAGATGGCGAACGCCCGGCTGTACCACCACTGGGGCAACCTCACCGAGGCGCTGCGGACCGGCGAGCCGCAGAACGAGGCCAAGGGCGGCGACGAGGATTTGTTCGGCGCCCTGTACTCCGACCCCGACCGGCTCCGGCAGTTCCTGCGGGCGATGACCGGCGCGAGCCTGGGGCCCGCGCACGCGCTCGCCGGGGCCTTCCCGTGGAAGGACTACGCCAGCTTCCTCGACGTCGGCTGCGCCCAGGGCGCGGTCCCGGTCGCGCTCGCGCGGGCCCATCCGCATCTGACCGGGAGCGGTTTCGACCTGCCGGCGGTCGAGTCGATCTTCACCGAGTACGTCACCGAGCACGGCGTGGCCGACCGGGTCACGTTCTCCGGCGGGGACTTCTTCACCGACGACCTGCCGACCGCCGACGTCCTCGTGATGGGCCGGATCCTGCACGACTGGCCGTTCGAGACGAAGTTCGAACTGCTCGGCAAGGCGTACGACGCGCTGCCCGAGGGCGGCGCGCTGATCGTCTACGACACCCTGATCGACGACGACCGGCGCGAGAACGCCTTCGGTCTGCTGATGAGCCTGAACATGCTCATCGAGACCAAGGGCGGCTTCGACTACACCGGCAAGGACTGCACCGGGTGGATGACGCTGGTGGGCTTCACCGAGACCCGCGTCCAGCACCTCGCCGGACCCGTCTCGATGGTCGTCGGGATCAAGTAG
- a CDS encoding molybdopterin molybdotransferase MoeA — MSDASMPPEPAHDLPAAESLAIWLGACRAAGCPERTPAEVVPLDRAVGRVTAEPVLARRSSPAYDAAAMDGIAVHAAQATAGAVLTDFVVVDTGDPMPAGYDAVVMREDVTFVDDKAEIGKAAEPGKHVRPIGEDVRAGETLLPAGLRLQAWDVAAAAAAGHEHLTVHQAPRVAIVPTGDEIRPLGSELSPGDILDTNSLMLAAQAQDLGCRTRILDIVPDEPAQLLAAMRDAAATSELVIFIAGSSQGRGDHTADVVTAAGTLAVHGVAVRPGHPVVLGVAGRTPVLGAPGYPVSAALTFEVFAAPMLAALMNTAPPRRAVVEARLATDLNSTESSEDWIRVQLSTEGEDLVATPLTRRAGVLTSLVRADGIVVLPAGTPGPKTGDRVPVRLLRT, encoded by the coding sequence GTGTCTGACGCCTCGATGCCCCCGGAGCCCGCACACGACCTTCCCGCCGCCGAGTCCCTGGCGATCTGGCTGGGGGCCTGCCGCGCGGCGGGGTGCCCGGAGCGCACCCCGGCGGAGGTGGTCCCGTTGGACCGGGCCGTCGGCCGCGTCACCGCCGAGCCCGTGCTCGCCCGCCGGTCCTCCCCCGCCTACGACGCCGCCGCGATGGACGGGATCGCCGTCCACGCCGCGCAGGCGACGGCGGGGGCGGTGCTGACCGATTTCGTCGTCGTCGACACCGGCGACCCGATGCCCGCCGGCTACGACGCGGTCGTCATGCGCGAGGACGTCACGTTCGTCGACGACAAGGCCGAGATCGGCAAGGCGGCCGAGCCGGGCAAGCACGTGCGCCCGATCGGCGAGGACGTCCGCGCGGGCGAGACGCTCCTGCCGGCCGGGCTGCGCCTCCAGGCCTGGGACGTCGCCGCCGCGGCGGCCGCCGGCCACGAGCACCTGACGGTGCATCAGGCCCCGCGGGTGGCGATCGTCCCGACCGGGGACGAGATCCGGCCGCTCGGCTCCGAGCTCTCCCCCGGCGACATCCTCGACACCAACTCGCTCATGCTCGCTGCCCAGGCGCAGGACCTCGGCTGCCGGACGCGGATCCTCGACATCGTCCCCGACGAGCCCGCGCAACTGCTCGCCGCGATGCGCGACGCGGCCGCCACGTCCGAGCTCGTGATCTTCATCGCCGGGTCGAGCCAGGGCCGCGGGGACCACACCGCCGACGTCGTCACCGCGGCCGGGACGCTGGCGGTGCACGGGGTCGCGGTGCGGCCGGGTCACCCGGTCGTCCTCGGCGTCGCGGGCCGGACGCCGGTGCTCGGCGCGCCCGGCTACCCCGTCTCCGCGGCGCTGACGTTCGAGGTCTTCGCCGCCCCGATGCTCGCTGCCCTGATGAACACCGCACCGCCGCGGCGCGCGGTGGTCGAGGCCCGGCTCGCCACCGACCTGAACTCGACCGAGAGCAGCGAGGACTGGATCCGCGTGCAGCTGTCCACCGAGGGTGAGGACCTGGTCGCCACGCCGCTGACGAGGCGCGCCGGCGTGCTCACCTCGCTGGTCCGAGCCGACGGCATCGTCGTGCTGCCGGCCGGCACACCCGGCCCGAAGACCGGCGACCGCGTCCCGGTCCGTCTGCTCCGCACCTGA
- the mobA gene encoding molybdenum cofactor guanylyltransferase, with product MQSTPRLFGAGGVVLAGGRSSRMGTPKAALDWHGSTLLYRTTALLQRAVSGPVVVVSAPGQELPPLPDGVRVVEDPVEGLGPLQGIAAGLQVVGETVPIAFVTSTDLPFLHPRYVHRVMTSMDDVEVALPILHDHRQPLAAGYRTELGERATELIEKGARTPGELFAESNVRVLDAAHLLADPVLEHVDPDLASVRNINTAEEYEQARSEPEPEITMHIHGTWMDQGKTRIETVRAANIGSATRTMRIGISAALLVTVNSEKVAKEPDVPLFQGDSVAILTSNVGV from the coding sequence GTGCAGTCGACACCTCGTCTCTTCGGCGCGGGCGGCGTCGTCCTGGCCGGCGGCCGCTCCTCGCGCATGGGCACGCCCAAGGCGGCCCTGGACTGGCACGGCTCCACGCTGCTCTACCGCACGACCGCGCTGCTGCAGCGGGCGGTGAGCGGGCCGGTCGTGGTCGTGTCCGCCCCCGGCCAGGAACTCCCCCCGCTGCCCGACGGCGTCCGCGTCGTCGAGGACCCGGTCGAGGGCCTCGGCCCGCTCCAGGGCATCGCCGCCGGCCTCCAGGTCGTCGGCGAGACCGTGCCAATCGCGTTCGTGACCTCCACCGACCTGCCCTTCCTGCACCCGCGGTACGTGCACCGGGTGATGACGTCGATGGACGACGTCGAGGTCGCGCTGCCGATCCTCCACGACCACCGGCAGCCGCTCGCCGCGGGTTACCGCACCGAGCTCGGCGAGCGCGCGACGGAACTGATCGAGAAGGGCGCCCGGACGCCCGGCGAGCTGTTCGCCGAGTCGAACGTCCGCGTGCTCGACGCCGCACACCTGCTGGCGGACCCGGTGCTGGAGCACGTCGACCCCGACCTCGCCTCGGTCCGCAACATCAACACGGCCGAGGAGTACGAGCAGGCGCGCTCCGAGCCGGAGCCCGAGATCACGATGCACATCCACGGCACGTGGATGGATCAAGGCAAGACGCGCATCGAGACGGTCCGCGCGGCCAACATCGGCAGCGCGACGCGGACGATGCGCATCGGCATCTCGGCGGCCCTGCTCGTCACCGTCAACAGCGAGAAGGTGGCGAAGGAGCCCGACGTCCCCCTGTTCCAGGGCGACTCGGTGGCGATCCTGACCTCCAACGTCGGTGTCTGA
- a CDS encoding 3-hydroxyacyl-CoA dehydrogenase family protein translates to MGEYSAVIGAGTMGLGIAYVLAAAGDTAILVEPDAGRAANAVATLTGVAESAVKRGKLSEDAAKDLIGRISVVAAVEDLPAGTAELVVEAVPERMELKKDLLPRIETHCAPAILATNTSGLSIDELATVLTRPERFLGLHFFNPVWVMPLLEIVRGERTDPAVLESARALAVRIGKEPIVVRNMPGFATSRLGVAIGLEGMRMLEEGVASAEDIDKAMELGYKHPMGPLRLTDLVGLDVRLDIARNLSKDLGPRFEPPQILIDKVAAGELGKKSGKGFYDWS, encoded by the coding sequence ATGGGCGAGTACAGCGCGGTGATCGGGGCCGGGACGATGGGGCTGGGCATCGCCTACGTCCTGGCGGCGGCCGGGGACACGGCGATCCTGGTGGAGCCGGACGCGGGCCGGGCCGCGAACGCGGTCGCGACACTGACCGGGGTGGCCGAGTCGGCGGTGAAGCGGGGCAAGCTCTCCGAGGACGCGGCCAAGGACCTGATCGGGCGGATCTCGGTCGTCGCGGCGGTGGAGGACCTGCCGGCCGGGACCGCGGAGCTGGTCGTGGAGGCCGTCCCGGAGCGGATGGAGCTGAAGAAGGACCTGCTCCCGCGCATCGAGACCCACTGCGCGCCGGCGATCCTCGCGACGAACACCTCCGGGCTCTCGATCGACGAGCTCGCGACGGTGCTGACCCGGCCCGAGCGGTTCCTCGGTCTGCACTTCTTCAACCCCGTCTGGGTGATGCCGCTGCTGGAGATCGTCCGCGGTGAGCGGACCGATCCGGCCGTGCTGGAGTCCGCGCGGGCGCTGGCGGTCCGGATCGGCAAGGAGCCGATCGTCGTGAGGAACATGCCGGGCTTCGCCACCTCTCGCCTCGGCGTCGCGATCGGCCTGGAGGGCATGCGGATGCTCGAGGAGGGTGTCGCCTCGGCCGAGGACATCGACAAGGCGATGGAGCTGGGCTACAAGCACCCGATGGGTCCGCTGCGCCTGACCGATCTGGTCGGCCTGGACGTCCGGCTCGACATCGCGCGGAACCTGTCCAAGGACCTCGGCCCGCGGTTCGAGCCGCCGCAGATCCTGATCGACAAGGTCGCCGCCGGCGAGCTCGGCAAGAAGTCCGGCAAGGGCTTCTACGACTGGAGCTGA